ACAGCTACATTTAGAAACTCTTGTCGTCGCTGAGAGAGAGCTCGGTCCCAAAAGACACTGTTACTGAGTCAGCTACTCTCTTGACTTGTTATGAAATGCATGGACCGGAGAAAGGTGGCGATGCCAGTATGGAAGGTACCTGACAAAGGACGTCGGAGGACAGGCTGAGCAGGCTGAGGACGTTCCGCTCGTACCAGGGGTCGATCATGCCCAACATCTGGGCTATATCAGTGGTAGTGTGTTCCAGTCCTCTGCCATTAGACTCctgtcagagagacagaataaaaaGTGTTAATACCTCAATCCAAACAATATTACAGTGCCAATCTGTACCAACTGCTAATGAGGCTCCTTTTATAAAGGGTGCACAAAGTAAGTTGTaattaatggctttattaagagttaatgaatcattttttgAAGCCTTTATGGATAAGTTATAAGCCATGAATTAGATACTTGTcagttgccaggttgtgaaaagtATTTATGCTCCTCCTGCTTTGTCTTTTTCGCTCTATAGTTCATCAGGTGGAccatctgacctctgaccttctggaAAAGTGCTGCAGATtgattaaccattaataaagccactCTTATAGAGGGTGCTATCTTCGAGTGGTACTGTCCTGAACCAGCCGACATGTGACAGATGTTCTCaccacagaggcagcagcttTGCTTGAACTTCCTATCTGCCCTTCAGTTGGCGTGTGTCCTCCTCCTGGGCTTCCCATAGTTCTCCTTTTGGTGGGAACAAAGTAAAACTGCAGTTTGCACGTCTTGGTGAGTCGGGCACATTTACTCTCTTTCTTCTGCAGGTCGCTGTACGCCCGGGCCAGCCTGCCAGCCTCCCTGTCACCTCCAAATACCACCACCTTGACCAGGGTGGGCGCCTCTGCCGCGTTGCCTTCGTCACAGCTCAGGATGGGCCTCCTGCGGACGCACACGTGCTTTCGGGGGGAAAGAGGACCCAGGGCGGCAGGGGACCCATGCAGAGGATGACCTTGTCTGGAGTGTTTGAGCTGCGGCCCGGTCCTTTGAAAGTCTTTGGTGAAATCCCCACGGTAGCCCATGCTCTGGACGCGGCGGCAAAGGCTCGGGCTGCGGGAAGTCTTGAAGAGCATGGAGAAGCGCTCTATGCCTAAGATGGAGCTGGACTTCTTCTTGGGTTTTTTTCTAAGCTTCGGTTGGCTGTATTGTCCGTCCTCCGTGTCCTCGTGTGCTGTGTCCTCACTAAAGTCGCTTTCCACCCCCGACGAGAGGGGGGACACCGCAgaccagctggaggagagggagtggCTCGAGTCTCTCGAGGAGGACGACGCGGAGGAGATGCGGTGGTTTTGAAACTCGTGGTCCGCTTTGTTTCCCTCCACTTCATCCTCCTCGTCCACGCTGGTGTCATTGTTATCGTCCTCATCATCCATCTCTGTTTTAAGGAAACAGTCCGGAGGCGAGTCCAGGTCAGAGTCGCTTGCGAGAATGTGGTTCAGAACATCTGCATGAAGGTAAAGGAGGAAAACAATGAGAGCAGTTGGAGATAGACCTCCAGTAAATGATGCGGGCATTTGGAGAGTCGTTCAAACTGAGCTAATTACCAAAGTTGTCGTTTTCCCAGGAGCATGTGTGACATTTGGGGAAGGGCAGCATGAAAGTCTCAACAGCCCCTAATGAGAAGAGGTGACACTCAGGATGAGGAAACACTTCTGTCTGGGAACAATCTTCAGGTTCAGCAGACAAACTCAGCAGGAAACAACTGCTTTTCCTCATTGTTACACGTTATTACGACAACCGGCACGTGGAgtctatatttttatatcttacCAGTATGTGGGCAGCCATCAGCAGGAGCGGGAACAGCGAGGCCTTCTCTGAGCCTCTCCATGCTGTGTATCAGACCTCGTCTGGCCGTGCTGAGGTCTGCTGTAGAGGCTGCTGTCTCCATGCTGTCAGTCACTGCCTCCAGgagctgctccagctcctcGGGCCGCTTTGTCTGGGGGGGGCATTAGGACGTTTGTTTTAGGGGAGAAACTAGGAGAGAATAAAGAGGAGGGATTGTGCGTCCAAAACACATTCGGTCAGTCACCTGCAGGGCAGCGTGGAGGGCCTGCAGGTCGCGTTTAGGGCCCAGAGCGGCCTGGAAGCCGTGCAGGATGAGGGTGATAGCGATGTCTCTGTTGGAGTGCTCGGTGCTACTCAGCTGCTCGGAGACAGACTGGACCTCTGGAGGGACGTCCTCATCTGCGCTCACTAACAGCACCGTCCTAAcaatttaaagacacacacatgaacaaggAGAGCGGTGATGTAACAATCAAGGTCGGGTTTTAATCGCTGCCATTAAGGTTTGAATGAACTTACATGGTTTTAGAGCAGTGGATCTCAGGGGACACGCCCTGCTCTGTCCTCACCagtctttgaaatgaaataccTACAACAAAAGTAGGCGGACGATTTAGTATACCTCAGCAGGTAAACACTGCTACACACTGATACATGAAGAACGACATGAAGAACAACCTTGTATTTTAGACGATAGAAATATTTTGTCGTGCAATAAATACCCAGCACTGAAATTGGTCTGTGTTCCTCTACTGAATGTATGAATGACAGTCACTTTCAGGAGGGTTGAAGAGAACAGGAGAGCCAGGGGCACCTCCTCCCGACCACCAGTCACGTTTCAAACGTgctcatttgaattgattttaaactggatgttatttaaGTAGATATTCTCAATTATCTTTTCATACAATTTAACTGTTGTTTAGGCTAATTTGAAGTTTCATTCATCCCACTGGTGACAGAAGCTAGTCAACCATTAATCCATTACTTTTAACTAACTATTTAAACCATGACTCCATTACAACTGTCAAGATTCCTCTACCTTCTTGCTGACTAGTTTTTACCACTTTTCAACTGCTCCATGTGGCgttcaggtgttacagctgactcaatatgtggatatgtatttttcaaacttttccatactgtaaacaaaacagtgagGTGACATTCGGCCCATTTCATTGCAGTACATGCGCTACCTGGCGCTCTGAGCTCCTGCTGGATGATATTCAGCAGGCGTTTACTGGCAGAGCAGCAAGGCTCAGGCCAGGCCAGGAAGCTATGGAACAACAGGTAGGCCTCCTGCAGCAGGCCGCAGTCTGGAGCCACATAGGGAGCCTGCAAGAGGCGGAGAAGAAACAACCAACCAGACTAAATAAGAAATAGAATGATAGAAATATTTTGTCGTGCAATAAATACCCAGAACTGAAATTGGTCTGTGTTCCTCTACTGAATGTATGAATGACACTCACTTTCAGGAGGGTTGAAGAGAACAGGAGAGCCAGGGGCACCACCAGCTCGTACTGACACAGCTGTAGCACCTGTAAAAGGGAGAAAAATCCTGAAGTGAAACACGCTGTCTTTCATAATATCACACTGAACGGtttggaaaaaaagatgttggCTTCTCAGCTCTTGACCTCGTTTGTTTTCCACAGAACTTTctgcaggaggatgaggaagttGTGGGGATCTCTCTTCACAAGTTCCTCCAAACACCAGCGGTTTATGCACAGCCCAGctagtcagacagacagaaaaacacacagcctgAACCAGGCGCTTATTTCTCCTTTTGGGTTTCATTATGATTTCTGATTACGGGGAGGTACACGCGCTATTTCCAAGTTACACATGTTGACGACTAATATTTTGAAAGGCGGCAAATGACAGCAAAATGATTACGCCATTTTCCCTTGTTGCCAAATGTCTGAATGAgattatttcagtatttcaaagtTACACTTGCTTAATCCAGCATGATACTCCCCCATGCTGTCGGTCACTCGTCATACTCTGTGTCACCACTTTCAATTCCCATTTGTCTCTATAAGATGGACAATATGTTCCCAATAATTTAGCTGGGTTAGCTGGTCTACTCGCCGCCTTGTTTTCAACAACATCGGTGTTAGCATATCATATATTTCTGCTGTGAACTGAGGACCCAGGTGTTAGTGTTAAAGGCAGGCGTGGGATTGGGTCTTACCGTTCCAGAGTTGTTTGTCAGGAGTGTTGAGACCGAGGTCACAGAGGCAACGCTCGAGGACATGCTGGATACGATCCTCTGTGCACGAGCTCTGCTCCATCTTCTGCATGCTCTTCTGAAGAGGCATCACAGCAAAATAACAGCAGATAAACCAACAGGAAGTCCTAAAATATCCACAAGAATTACACCCTATTATTGTGTTCCGGTAAACCAATATATTATGTCTCTTCAGAAGCCCAAACTTCCTGTTATTGCTCTTGCCAACACTTTATAATCATTATTGTTCCCTTCCAGAGACGGTCCAACACAATGTAGGATGCAAGGctcactcgcacacacagagaggcaaacaCAAATGTCCACAGCGAAGACACCGGGGCGGAAAATACAGCCTGCCACTTCCCATTTAAACCAGTGAGTCACAGACTGCGTGAGTGGATGAGGGGTGAGCTGGTCGAAAACAGCAGCTacaacttcttctttttcattcttaaaaTCAGCTGCTGACACCAGCTTTCAGACTCAAAAGGTTGGATGGAAATGAATCTTACAGAGGGACAACTTCCCATTTCATCTTTCAGAGTCATATTAACAAGCAAAGACAAGTATGCAAGTGTTTTATACTATAAGATAAAAGATTCACACATCTTTGTTAAAGTAACACATCACATGACATCCGTGGTTAGGATGCTAAAACCACACTGACCACTCAGTGAAACTGAAGATTTTGAAAAGAGTAACAGTTTATTGGGGTAATTAAAgactaaattaaaaacaaaaaagtaggCAGATTTTACCAGGGCAGGCAGGGCCTGTTTCTGTGCCTGTTGGGAttcatttaaacagaaaaattcAAATTAGACCGCAACCAGACATCCCTCttggtgagaaaaaaatattttccctgGAAGTATATTTGGTCTCCAGGATGTCGGTGTGCATACGGAAGCTGTAATTGAGCCCAGCTGTGGCCGACGTGTCACAGTGACCGCCGTTGAATAATGAGTGTAGTGACACGACTGGAAAACCGGGGTCACCTGTGCccaacaaaacaggaaaaggcCTTCCGGGAAGCATGCAACgtgaattaaaacaaatccTTTAACCGCTTTCTTAAGACCGGACAAGGGCACAAAGTGCATCTTAACTAGTactgaagagtgtgtgtgtgtgtgtgtgtgtgtgtgtgtgtgtgctgtacagtaatggagcagtggttcccaatctttCTCCTTTAGACGAACTCGCACATTCCTGTCAGATGAACCCAAGTAGTTTTCATGCTCTCTCAGTCTCAACGTGTGGTGttaatatgtgtatatttaaatTCTTTAATCAATaagttctatttttttttttcaaattcattgAGCTACGTACTCTGAGAGAAGTAAACAAAGGGCAGAGGCCGGGGTTATCTGATAGCAGCCTACAAGAGGTGATAatcagcaacagcaaaacacagaatGACTACACGGACATATTAAACCACGAAGACGAGCGTGTCTTatgtgcagcagctctgtgctctGCTGTACCCGGCATGTCCAGCTCCTGAGAGCAAACCCATCAATTGTCCACTGAGGAAGCAGGTGTTACTCCATTGTACGTCGTCAGGCTGCATTGTCCAGCCCTGCCGTGCAAACCTGACTCTTACTGCCACAATGCAAACACACCGATCTGGAGCTGGGGCCTCTTTAATGAAACATTAAGACTGTTTGAACGCACGCGCTGCTTTAATTGCACATGCGGAGGGAGGACGAGAGAGGGGAACAAGAGGTGACACCGTCACATGCAGAGCTGCCCCTAGACTATAAAGACACCTTGATTACACTCATCTTGAATAAAGCAAAAAGTACACCGCTGACTCTCTTTTCAGCATCTCAATAATCTGCTCAATGCATGCTGTGCATTTGTGAATGCACTGAGCTCTCAGCAGCTTTTAAAAGAAGGGAACAGGAAATCTGCAAGGCTTGAATAACACTTTGCAGTTAGATCTCGTGGAGGTTGTGTAACGGCAGTTTGTTCCTACTAGAGTGAGACCACATGAAATGGTCAAACATATGAAATGGCACCTCTGGCCCACCTGAGACAGACAGGGGACATTTGATACAGGTACACGTACTGTAAGCATgttgaaacacagagagagattaaaaatgaaGAAGTAAGGGACATTACTCGTACCTTGATCTGCAGTTATCAGTGTCCTAGATCATCCCAGATCAACCACAGCTGAGACACGCGGGGGAAACAATACAGAGACCACATCCTCCTGCGTTGCTGCTTTTCATAAACAGACCCTCCGACTGCAGAGTCAGGAGAGCATGCGCTGCAAAACAGGAACTGAGTGAGTCTTTACACTGAGCTGGTTTACATAAGACAATCTCCTTATGTCGTGGGAGGAGTCTTCTACATGACAGAGCCCTTTTTAACACAAGAGCCCGATTAGAGCAACACGCCTCGTCTGGATTTGATGGCGCAGATTATTCGTTTATGTTAACCGTCTTATCGCTATGGATACGTTGCACAACATGGGTTATTTGCAGTCCTTTACAGACAGAAAATCAACAGAGGCCAAAgttgaaatattgttttctatCTTTATGCTTAAATGAGGAATGCAATTCGATTTTGAAATTCAATCGCAAACAATGGCTCTGCTGGTTTTTCAGCCTTAGTAGAGCCAGCACTGCCTCGAATGATGAGGCAGAGGACGGCGCACACAAAACAGGATGTATAGCTTTGGAAAATAGTTAGTAGGAACAAAGTGCTAATTTGCACACAAAcgtttattcttgacctttggGAACATTGTGTGTACAAAAATAATCCAAGCTCAAAAGGTCCACTCGCCGGTTTGTTGGAAGAGCAGTCTTCTTTGTAGAGGAGGTTGGTCCATTCACTGATGAAGTCACGCACATACGGGAGCCCAGCGCACGTGGACATATTGGACAGATTCTGTTAGagtgaaacatttgtcagacatGGACAGAACCTCTTCATATATAACAGCacagtgaaagaaatgaaaagctgaCACGATCCTACAACACAACTCAATTTATAACAGCAATCGTCCATCAATGAGAACTCATCAGAAATGAAGGCCCTTTTAATAAAGAATGTGGTATGAggaacaataaaacataaaacagactTCATCTCAATCAtctaaatcacaaaacaaagtctctttctcttcatggAGAACTGTTTCTGTAGCTAACGGTAACGTACCTGAACTGCAAACAGAGACCTCTGGGTTCAATTCTGCTTCTTATGAGACTCTAGTACCACAGACCACCTTCCCTTATACATGAGGGAACAATTTGTGCTGAGCATCATGAAGATTACATGAATCTATGGAGCTATCCATgcaaaatgcccccccccccacacacacacacacacacacacaaatgtctgtTTCAAAGTCAGATCATCTCACAATTATCTCTAACGTTTGGAGGTTCCCATCTTACATCGCCACTGAAATCAGTAAAAGTGTAAATGCAAAGTGCCTCTTGGTATTTTCCCTGGACAAAGTGCTCACAAActgctttcctttccttccacTGCATCTGCGACGTCGGCTCTCAGCTTTTCTACTATTTATATCTGCACAATTGTTTTAACTAAAGTGCTTTTTAACTGCTCTGCCTTCCAAATGACAGTTAACACGGAGGTTTGAGACCAGTTTCACGTTTCAAAAGGCGGCTAATGGGCCCCTCATGCTGTGAAATCAATGATGTGGATTTCATCTAACATGTAGTGCACATAAGCTACCGCAAGATGTCGCCGCTGCCTCTGCCTCGGCAGGGACAGTCAGAAGGCTCCGACTCCTCTCTGAATGAGTggaccccctttttttcccctattaTAACAGGGAGGGAATGGGACAGGCAGAGATAGAGGTGGGCAGAGGTGTGACTGagtggacagacagaggcagagggagactCAGAGCCAGCTGGGCTTTTGCCATAacttatatttttatttagggatttcaaagagagagagagggggggggaggctGGAGTACTATAGCAGTAGTTTTTTTCAGTGCGTAAACGGGATAGTTTGCTCTCCAAATTCTTAGGAGTTCTGCTACACTTTCAGACTGAGCAGTGTGTTTGGAGGTAGTTGCCCTGGGTGGAGTTTTCTTTGCCTCGTAAGAATATTTCATACACATTTAGTATGTTACACGCTTCGCTCCACATATCTATACCCGAGCATCATTTGGTTGTGACTGTTCCACGCTCGTCTCGTGTTTGTCTTCATCATAATCCACtggtgtgttgttgttattatcattaattcTGACGACTCTGTCTCCGTTTCAGCGCGAGAGTCCCTGCGGTGCAAAGGATTACAATGCAAAGGATTTTGGAGGTTTGGGTCACCTTGGTGACAGTTTCTGCGCTCACCAAGGGGGTCTTTGGAGGATACGGGCTGAGCATGTTCGCTGCACAGTCTTCCCCTCCGGACCCGTGCTATGACGAGAACGGGAACCCTCGCAGATGCATCCCGGACTTCGTCAACTCCGCTTTCGGTAAGGACGTGCGCGTGTCCAGCACCTGCGGCAGCCCCGCCGCCAGGTACTGCGCGGTGGCcgagaagggagaggagaggacgaggGACTGTCACACGTGCGACGCCGGGGACCCCAAGAAGTCCCATCCACCTGCGTATTTGACAGACCTCAACAACCCGCACAACCTCACCTGCTGGCAGTCTGAAAACTACGTGCAGTACCCGCAGAACGTCACCCTCACCCTGTCGCTCGGCAAAAAGTTCGAGGTCACCTATGTGAGCCTGCAGTTTTGCTCACCCAGACCGGAGTCGATGGCGATCTACAAGTCCATGGACTACGGCAAGTCATGGGTGCCGTTTCAGCATTACTCCACGCAGTGCAAGAAAATGTACAACAGGCAGAACAAGGCGGCGATCACCAAGCAGAACGAGCAGGAAGCCATCTGCACGGACTCCCACACGGACATGCACCCTCTGACAGGTGGACTCATCGCCTTCAGCACCCTGGACGGCAGACCGTCGGCGCACGACTTCGACAACTCGCCGGTGCTGCAGGACTGGGTGACGGCCACCGACATCAAGGTGATCTTCAGCCGGCTTCACACCTTCGGAGACGAGAACGAGGACGACTCGGAGCTGGCCCGCGACTCCTACTTTTACGCCGTGTCGGACCTGCAGGTCGGGGGACGGTGCAAGTGCAACGGGCACGCTTCGAAGTGCGTcaaggacagagaggggaatCTGGTGTGCGAGTGCAAACACAACACGGCGGGACCGGAGTGCGACAGGTGCAAACCTTTCCACTACGACCGGCCATGGCAGCGCGCCACGGCCAGAGAAGCCAACGAGTGTGTCGGTaagacagccccccccccccccttttgccCTTCACTGTGGAAGTagtttagcttctttttttttacttaaatatattATTCGATTGATGTAAAAGGTGTTGTCACAAAGAAGTAATTCATATAACCAGTGTGTCCTGCAGTTACGCACAAAAACGACGCACCAGCCTGGTGTTTATTCGTTAACGTGAATTTTTAGATTGCCTTCTCTTCCCACTGGAAATGACACACAGATTCATCCCTCgtgttaaaaaaagagacagttCTCggttttgttaaataaaaaccTTTAATGGGGGGTGTCGTTCATTAGATCGTGGCCAAACAAACCCCCCCGAGCTGAGGCGAGGAGAGCGGGAGAGGAAGGCCTCGAGCTGGAATGAAACAGCAAATCCAGATGATTAAAATCAACAGATAGTTAAATTGAACGAAAcatttaaactgaattaaattgaTTGAATTACTTATTTCGAAAAAATCAATCGGACTGCTTGCTGGCATTTCTACAACAATcaccaaacacaaagcaaactaCTGCTGACACAAGACGTATTCCCGTAAAACACATGCGGTATCATTTAGAgctgaataaaaccaaacaaattgTTAAATTCTGTAATAAAATTTTGCAGTTCATAttatgtttatacattttttttttttttttttaaagacacgtaaATGCGCACAATGCATGTGACCTTTCAGAGACAGTGGTGGGTGCGCAGCGCCGCGTTCACTGCTCAGATAAAATACAgacttttcagtgtgtgtgtgtgtgtgcgtgtgtgtgtctccctagTTTCAGAAGCTATACATTTTTGTTCGGTAACAAATGCATTTGCGTGCACTTTGTCGAACCCTGATTTTTTATCAGCACCCggaagaaaagaaagggcaGGAAGTCAGTTCCGCAAACAAAGTGCGCCTGTCCGAATGCGTAATTGCGTTGTGACCCGTGTTTCCGACTGTAGTAGCGGTCTAATAGGAAGGAAACATTGCAGCCGCAGAGATAGACTGCAGGGGCGTGTTGTGTTTCCACAAGCAGGTGCTGTTACAGATTGGATGGGCGATTAAGGCggttttattgacatttttggcACGTAGAGTATAAACGACCACTTTAGAGCCAGTAAACTattcagagaggaggacaaagcGGGAGGTCATTTGAAGCCAGATCTGAGTTTTTATTCTAGCAGCACCGGCCGAGTGTATTTGCTGTGATGCTTATTTccaacagagcaggaggagaaggggggctTATATCAACAGctcgagcccccccccccccccccccccaccgagCTGCAGCGAAACAAACCTGGAAAAGTAACAAGTTCCGACAGTGCCATGGTTTGCTCAACCACACGGAACAAGTGAACAAGTTGTTCCCCTTGGCCTCCGCCTTTTGCTCCTGCAAAGCCAGCACCTCAGTGTattttactgaaacaaaagCTTGTCACTTGTGGCATCCATCTCGCTGTCAttgggacccccccccccccccgcccccttcctcctcctcctcctcctcctctttcaccaTCTCCCTTTTTGTGTAAGCGGTGTCATCAGATAAAACGGCAGAAAAAGCCAGACTGAGCATGGCTCGCAAAGAGGAAATAATAAGGGTGGCCTGACACCTAAGCATGAAAGAGGAAGACTCAGGGGAGGGGTTGTTTCTGTTGAGCAGAGGGTCCATATGGTCAGGCAGAGGGGATGCAGAGTGGTTGGTGCTAATGATCTGTCTGGATTCCTGCTGTAGGACATTCAGGTattgaaagaagagaagaggaggtgtggtaatggggtgggggggtggggagaaGGTGGTTTCGCTCACTGGTGGCAGACATCAAGGAAGTGAGACCAAGTCAATTTCCCATGACTTTGCATGCAGGGTTGCCATCATTTTGTCAAGAGGCATTTAtgttggcagcagcagccttcaCATTCCTATCAGCTGGAGTTACATGACTTACAAATATGTCCATaaaaccggggggggggggggggggggggggcacgagCCTCCTAGTGGATAGTGATAGGTAGTTGGCTTGTTAAGAATCATGGATGGAAGCCCTGGACCAGACTCTCATGTATGAAGTGACTGttaacatttcttgttggaaagtcaatcaaatgaccacaaagagacaaaaaaaaagagacaacagaCATATAAAAAGTaactacaaagagacagaaaatgaacacaaagagacactaaacaactacaaagagacggAAAGCGATTTTAGAGATTAttaaagagatgcaaaatggaTTAGGggccttttacatgtctgtgtccagGGGCCTGGCAGTAGGATATTTGgagttgtttatttattattattattattattattattattattattattattaagtattggTAATGTAAATAGCCATAAATGTGCGTCTTACCCTATTACTTTACTCATTTTACAAATGTGGCCCTTCAAAAGCCTCTAAACCCGCTGCTGCACAAAACGTGGAAAGGAAAAGCTCTACACTTGTttaacacattaatgcatgatAATCTTTGACCACGACCCACAATCCTTCATGTAAAGGACTGAATCGGgttgagaaacacacacacacacacggtgacacGTCAGGCTCTCCTGTCCCAGGCAGCTGCTTCATATTCTCTCCATGTTCAGCGTAGCACTGACCCCTGACAGTCAGGCCCCCGCTCCTCTCCGGGCCCGACTGATGGGCTGTGAAGGGAACTGTGGGAAACTTCTGCTCGCCAAGTGGGTTTTGAGGCAAGTCGAAAATGGTAGCCTGAGTCAGTCATATGTGTAATTTTTGCACGTTTTTGTTCAATTCCAACGTTGTTTTTCGCTGTCAGCCTGCCATGCCATGTTCTGTTTTATAATGGCTGAACGTTCGAGGTTCAGTCTCGTTTCCTCACGCTTTTGATGCGTTCTTACGTTTGGCAGGCGTT
The sequence above is a segment of the Enoplosus armatus isolate fEnoArm2 chromosome 17, fEnoArm2.hap1, whole genome shotgun sequence genome. Coding sequences within it:
- the ntn1b gene encoding netrin-1b; amino-acid sequence: MQRILEVWVTLVTVSALTKGVFGGYGLSMFAAQSSPPDPCYDENGNPRRCIPDFVNSAFGKDVRVSSTCGSPAARYCAVAEKGEERTRDCHTCDAGDPKKSHPPAYLTDLNNPHNLTCWQSENYVQYPQNVTLTLSLGKKFEVTYVSLQFCSPRPESMAIYKSMDYGKSWVPFQHYSTQCKKMYNRQNKAAITKQNEQEAICTDSHTDMHPLTGGLIAFSTLDGRPSAHDFDNSPVLQDWVTATDIKVIFSRLHTFGDENEDDSELARDSYFYAVSDLQVGGRCKCNGHASKCVKDREGNLVCECKHNTAGPECDRCKPFHYDRPWQRATAREANECVACHCNLHARRCRFNMELYKLSGRRSGGVCLNCRHNTAGRHCHYCKEGYYRDMTKSISHRRACKACDCHPVGAAGKTCNQTTGQCPCKDGVTGITCNRCAKGYQQSRSPIAPCIKIPVASPTATYSSYEEPSDCESHCKASKGKMKITMKKYCKKDYAVQVHVLKGDKAGEWWKFTVNIISVYKQGEHRIRRGDQLLWVRAKDVACKCPKIKPGRKYLLLGTDDDSPGQSGVVADKGSLLIPWKDLWGRRLRKFQQRDKRGKC
- the LOC139299913 gene encoding phosphoinositide 3-kinase regulatory subunit 5-like — translated: MPLQKSMQKMEQSSCTEDRIQHVLERCLCDLGLNTPDKQLWNAGLCINRWCLEELVKRDPHNFLILLQKVLWKTNEVLQLCQYELVVPLALLFSSTLLKAPYVAPDCGLLQEAYLLFHSFLAWPEPCCSASKRLLNIIQQELRAPGISFQRLVRTEQGVSPEIHCSKTMTVLLVSADEDVPPEVQSVSEQLSSTEHSNRDIAITLILHGFQAALGPKRDLQALHAALQTKRPEELEQLLEAVTDSMETAASTADLSTARRGLIHSMERLREGLAVPAPADGCPHTGAVETFMLPFPKCHTCSWENDNFDVLNHILASDSDLDSPPDCFLKTEMDDEDDNNDTSVDEEDEVEGNKADHEFQNHRISSASSSSRDSSHSLSSSWSAVSPLSSGVESDFSEDTAHEDTEDGQYSQPKLRKKPKKKSSSILGIERFSMLFKTSRSPSLCRRVQSMGYRGDFTKDFQRTGPQLKHSRQGHPLHGSPAALGPLSPRKHVCVRRRPILSCDEGNAAEAPTLVKVVVFGGDREAGRLARAYSDLQKKESKCARLTKTCKLQFYFVPTKRRTMGSPGGGHTPTEGQIGSSSKAAASVESNGRGLEHTTTDIAQMLGMIDPWYERNVLSLLSLSSDVLCQSACKEGDVSVSSGSVESLPLLADLVLYYCRHADQPVLVQLYQAELTLAGGETRREVFIHSLELGHTAGIRAVKAMGAASKRFGINEEREAVPLTLSIAYNKVAVSGRSQWTQAEMVCTSINLHKACRKPEQLDSRVESLQLTMTEVLKRQCSKSKKCYNQHISVSEVKVDKVQVYGGEDGTTFAVCLDQDEKKFIQSVTRCEVSLCSKPGSSSDWRSYKPLPGQVQPLHPSYCSLLCLPITSFSASYH